A stretch of DNA from Pirellulales bacterium:
GTTGACGGGCTAGGCTCCGGCGATATTCCCAGACCCAAAGTGCTAAGAACGTGTCTTCAAATGTATTTGTGTCGGGTCAGGGGGCGTGACATGAGGTTGATCATGGCGATGTAGATCATGGCCTCGCTGGTTTCGGTGTTGCGTTCGTAGTCGCGGGCGTGGCGGCGGTAGCGGACGAGCCAT
This window harbors:
- a CDS encoding IS5/IS1182 family transposase, whose protein sequence is WLVRYRRHARDYERNTETSEAMIYIAMINLMSRPLTRHKYI